The Arachidicoccus terrestris genome includes the window TATGACCAGAGTGGCGCTGATAGCAGAGAAACACAATCACCATCCCAATTGGTCCAACTCGTGGAATAAAGTAGATATTAGCCTTAGTACACATGACGCCGGTGATATTGTTACTGATAAGGACCGGGAACTGGCAGAGGCGATCAACGGGCTATTGTCCTGATTGGAAAGCTATGGGTTATATGTCTGGCCCTTCAAAGGGAATGACCAATACAGGAACTTTAGCGTGCCGGACCAGATATTCTGCTGTACTGCCTAACAGAAAATGGGCAAGGCCCTTGCGTCCATGGGTGCCAACGACCAGGATGTCAGCGCCCCAGTTCTTCAGTTTTCTCAGGATCTCTTCTCTGGGTAATCCTTCCGTCAATACCGGATGGATACGGTCCTCCATGGAGCGGGGTACATATTTTTCAATGATTAGCCTGATCGTGCTGTTGGCTTGATCTTCCAGAAATGTACCTGTCTGGATAGGTTTTACTTCCAGGTCGGAAGGAATGATTTCCTGGCTTCTGTCTATTACAGAAAATAATGCCGCGGGAATCTGCAAAACAGAGGCTAGTTCAATACCCTTTTTAGCCGCATTTTCTGAGCAGGGACTACCATCCACCGCAATAAGCATCTTGGAGAACACCATCGTTCCGGACATTGAAGTTGACATATGCGTGCAATTTAAGTTGAAAGATATATTCAGGGTGCAAACCCTCTTTTAATCTGTTCTTTAATCCGCTGCTGCTAGCTGCCGCAAATTCTGCTCCAAACTCCTACGTTAGGTGTTAATAATCGGTGCCGGAGGCGTCTATTTTGTTACCGGCCTGAAAATAATGCCTCTAAGCAATAGGCCCCCTTTTTTAAATATAAGCTTTACCGGTTTCCCAAGGTTACTGCTCTTATTCAACATAATGGTTACCGGCCGGCTAATTGTAAATGTCCCGTTTGCCGGGGCACTTGTATTGAGCAGAAGATCTCCTACTGTTTTGTCAGCTTGCATGATCTCAATATTGAGTGAGTCGGTATCTTGCATCTGCTTATCTTTCGCATAATCCAGCTGCAATTGATATTTACCGGATCGTTGGATGTCTAATGTGTAGTTTAGCCATTCACCGTCCTGGATAAAACAGACATAAGGTTTACCGGACGCAGAATCGATTCTTATATCGACACCGTCGTTACGGTATTGTCGTCCCTTATTGCCATCAGTATGAACGCCCGGGGTATACTGATACCGGGCTGTATCTTTGTCCAGATAGGCATAGCCGTTTGCGCCTAAATCGTAGTCTGCGGCCAAGACATAACACGGATGGCCATTGAGTGTATATTGTTTAAACCGAACGGACGTGGGGTCCTGCACTCTTCTGAATAGTGCATCAATGACATCTCTATGGATGATATTATTTTGGATACGAATGTTATTAATAAGAGCTTTTAGCAATTTGCTGCCCTTGCCGGCGGGTGGTTGGGGACCCTTTCCTGCAGCGTAACGGATAAAAGCATCGTAGTTTGGGGGCATTTTGATTTCCAGCGGGTTATTCAACCCCATTTTTTTCCAGGGCCACCAGCTCCAGCCGATCTGATTATCTTCCATTAACCGAATACATTGCATATACCAGTTATTGGAATTTTCCCCGGATTCTCCCAGCCACACAGGTGCCTGCAACCGGTTTCTCAGATCCAGGAAGTACCGGATCGCAGTCTTGTCATTGAAGTTACCATATTTATGAAAACTAAGAACTGTATTGTTATCCCATAAGCTGTCAAGGCCGTGGTAATTATTGGCAAAACCGTTACCCTCAAGTATGATCATGTGACGCTTGTCATACTGGCGGATGCTTTCTGTAATTCTTTTAAGCAAGGCCCAAAGTGGCTGATTGTGTTGTTCTTTGGTCCCTCTTATATCTGTACTGTCTTCAAAGCCCCAGTTGGTTTCATTAAGCAGATCATAGCCACCTATATAGGGTTGGTCCTTGTAGCGCTTTGCCAGTTTTTCCCATAGGGCGACAGTTTTCTCCTGGTTGGCTTGGGACTGCCATAGGGAAGGGCGTGCCGGGTCTCTGTCACTGATAGGCAAATCATTGCCCTGTCCGCCCGGTGCAGCATGCAGGTCTAATATGAGATAGACATGAGCCTGACTGCACCAGGAAAGAAGGGTATCTACTAACCTGAAACCTTCCGGCAGCCAGGTATTCTTCCCGGCAAAAGGTTCTTGCTCAATGGGCAATGTAAAAAGATTGTAATGCATGGGCAGCCGAACGGCATTAAATCCCCAGGCCGCCATTGAATCAATATCTGCCTGTTGGATAAAGTTTTGCCGCCAGTCTTTATAAAATTGTTCTGTGCCTTCTTCTCCTACCATGTCGCGGATTTTTTCGCGTATCTTAGTCTGTGTTCCTAAAAAACCAACATGAAACATATAGCCTTCCTGCAGCATGTAACCGCCCAATCCTATACTGCGGATAATAAAGCTGGAATCTTTGCCGTCTGTGATATGGGTGCCGGAAGTTCTGAGAAACTGTGCGTCGGCTCTCTGGTGAACGCCGATAGCGCCTGCAATGAATAAGCCGATGTTGAGTAGCCATTTAATCCTGAAGAGAGAAGTGTAAGCCATAGTAGGAGATATTGCTTGAATAAGAAAATAAGATAGATTGGTAACGACTTTATTGATAGACCCTTACATAATCCACCAGCATCTTGGCAGGGAAGACGTTGTTGTCAATGCCTCGTTTACCGCCCCAATCGCCGCCTACGGCGATATTCATGAGCAGGTGAAAAGGTTGATCATAAGGCCAGCTTTTATAACCAGTATGTTCATTGGCAAAACTAAACTGTTTTTGATCATCCATGTAAAAGGATAGGGAGTCCGGCGACCATTCTAATGCATATACATGAAATTGTGTATAAAGTGAATTTGTATAAACTCCCTTGGATTTTTGGGTATGCTTTACGTGATTGTATTTCTCTGTATGTACGGTAAAAAATACAGAGTCCGGATTGTAACCGACATTTTCCATGAGATCTATTTCTCCGCTGGATGGCCAGCCTCCATACGTGTTATTATCCGGTAATAACCATAGTGCCGGCCAGAGCCCACGGCCAGCCGGTAGCTTAGCGCGCAGTTCAAGACGCCCATATAAAAATCCTTTTTTCTGGACCATGCGGACTGAGCTATATCCTTTGGGTTGCTTATCATCCTTTCGGGCAATAATATGTAACAATCCTTTTTCAATGACAACATTGCGGCGGTCTCCGTCTGTATAATTCTCTAATTCATGATTGCCCCAGCCATGACTGCCGGTATCATAGCGCCAGTAACTGCCATCAGGGGAGCCGGCAACGTTAAATTCATCGTTGAAGACCAGTTTTCTGTTACCATAGATTTTCTGATGACGGCGGGCCCTGGCGGCCACAAGCTCCGGTTCATTGGTCGTAATGGCGTCAAAACGGCTGGCCAGTAACCAGTCGATAGTTGCTGTATCGTTGACGGTCCAGCCATTTAGCAAAATGCCTGTATTCTTTGCTTCCCCGATCCACTCCGGATGCTTTTGAAAGACACTGTAATGGTAATCTGCACCGTTGATGCCGTCCGCTTTTAGGTCGGTCGGCGATTTCTCTCCATTCAGATATTGCGTCATGGCCTTAGGGTATAGGTGATGGATTTCAAGCAACACATCATAATCAAAACTGATAAAAATGACCTTATCCAAAGCTTTAAATTCTTTCACCATTTGAAGTACTGCACGGGTGGTTTTAATGGCACGGTCTTTACTGATCACTGAGGGTTTGATCTCCAGTATCGGGATAGTATGACCGCCGCTTCCGAGTGCTGTCTGCAGGTAACTCCGGAGTGTGGGCAAATGTTCTCCGTTTTTCAGCGGTACACGCATCAGCTGCTGATACGTACTTTTTTCAATCGTATCCCCGGCATACACCGGATCGTGGTTGATAATAAGTGTGTCATCTGAAGTCATCTGAACGTCAAACTCAGATCCCATACAACCCAGCTGAATCGCTTTTTTAAGGGATGCTATTGAATTCTGGGGCAAACCGGCGGTTTTCCAGGCGCCTCTATGCGCAATGACGTTGCTATAGCCGGCCGTATCACTGACCGCCGGAGACTGCCCCCTTAGCTGCAGCAAGGGAGCGATCTGGAGCGATCCGGCTGCAAACAATGCCAGTGCAGCGAACCGGTGCCGGGGTAGGAGGTTCTTTACATTCATTTTTTATCTCTTTAGTTATCCTCAAATTAATATATCCCTACTCAATTACCAAACGTAGGTGGCTGCCGCACCCGCACTGAGAATAACGGGGGCGATTTTATTTTTGTATTTCAGGCAAAAACGGCGATCGTGGTCCGTGGTATTAATAGCTATACATACCTTCCTGCCCCCGGGCGTCAGAAAAGCAACGTTCGGTACGCCGGCGATCTTGCCGGAGCTGATTCTGACTGAACCGGCAGGTACAAACCTGGAAGCATGGGCAATAATATAATAGGAGGGATTTCTGCTGATGACTTTGCCATCAATGGTAAGCGCCCCCAGACATGTGGTACAGCCACCGGGTGTATGCGGGGCCAGATTTGGATCTGCGGCCAGGTTCCATTCCAGTACATTGCGGCTCCAGTTCCTGGTCGCGCCTACGATCAGATTACTGATATGCCAGCTGAGATCGCCACCAAAAGACCCGGTAGAGGGTGTATATTGTTCTGTAAAATATAGATTTTTATCTGGGTACCGATCATGTACTTCAGACAGCGCACTGATGTCGCCGTTATATAAGTGAAAGGCTGCCCCATCCACATAAACAGCGGCGTCCGGGTCACTAAGAATGGTCATTGGATAATCCGGATGATTGGCGTTATGATCATAGACCTGTATTTTGGTCGACAGACCTGCGGTTTTGAAGGCTGGTCCAAGGTTGTTTTTGATAAAACCCCGCTGGTCATCGGCAGTCATATACAGGCTGGGATTGTTATCCGGATTCAGCGGTTCATTTTGTGGTGTAATGGCGTCAATGGTAATACCTTCTTTCTGCATGGCTTGTATGTACCGTACAAAATACTGCGCATAGCTCTCATAATACTGCGGCAGTAAACTGCCGCCTTTGGAGCTGGCATTGGATTTCATCCAGGATGGGGCGGACCAGGGAGAACCTAGTATCTTAATAGAAGGATTGATGCGGAGAATTTCTTTAAGTAACGGAATCAGGTGTATGCTTGCTTTGGCAATGGAAAAAT containing:
- a CDS encoding glycerophosphodiester phosphodiesterase family protein, translating into MNVKNLLPRHRFAALALFAAGSLQIAPLLQLRGQSPAVSDTAGYSNVIAHRGAWKTAGLPQNSIASLKKAIQLGCMGSEFDVQMTSDDTLIINHDPVYAGDTIEKSTYQQLMRVPLKNGEHLPTLRSYLQTALGSGGHTIPILEIKPSVISKDRAIKTTRAVLQMVKEFKALDKVIFISFDYDVLLEIHHLYPKAMTQYLNGEKSPTDLKADGINGADYHYSVFQKHPEWIGEAKNTGILLNGWTVNDTATIDWLLASRFDAITTNEPELVAARARRHQKIYGNRKLVFNDEFNVAGSPDGSYWRYDTGSHGWGNHELENYTDGDRRNVVIEKGLLHIIARKDDKQPKGYSSVRMVQKKGFLYGRLELRAKLPAGRGLWPALWLLPDNNTYGGWPSSGEIDLMENVGYNPDSVFFTVHTEKYNHVKHTQKSKGVYTNSLYTQFHVYALEWSPDSLSFYMDDQKQFSFANEHTGYKSWPYDQPFHLLMNIAVGGDWGGKRGIDNNVFPAKMLVDYVRVYQ
- a CDS encoding cellulase family glycosylhydrolase; its protein translation is MAYTSLFRIKWLLNIGLFIAGAIGVHQRADAQFLRTSGTHITDGKDSSFIIRSIGLGGYMLQEGYMFHVGFLGTQTKIREKIRDMVGEEGTEQFYKDWRQNFIQQADIDSMAAWGFNAVRLPMHYNLFTLPIEQEPFAGKNTWLPEGFRLVDTLLSWCSQAHVYLILDLHAAPGGQGNDLPISDRDPARPSLWQSQANQEKTVALWEKLAKRYKDQPYIGGYDLLNETNWGFEDSTDIRGTKEQHNQPLWALLKRITESIRQYDKRHMIILEGNGFANNYHGLDSLWDNNTVLSFHKYGNFNDKTAIRYFLDLRNRLQAPVWLGESGENSNNWYMQCIRLMEDNQIGWSWWPWKKMGLNNPLEIKMPPNYDAFIRYAAGKGPQPPAGKGSKLLKALINNIRIQNNIIHRDVIDALFRRVQDPTSVRFKQYTLNGHPCYVLAADYDLGANGYAYLDKDTARYQYTPGVHTDGNKGRQYRNDGVDIRIDSASGKPYVCFIQDGEWLNYTLDIQRSGKYQLQLDYAKDKQMQDTDSLNIEIMQADKTVGDLLLNTSAPANGTFTISRPVTIMLNKSSNLGKPVKLIFKKGGLLLRGIIFRPVTK
- a CDS encoding universal stress protein; the protein is MSTSMSGTMVFSKMLIAVDGSPCSENAAKKGIELASVLQIPAALFSVIDRSQEIIPSDLEVKPIQTGTFLEDQANSTIRLIIEKYVPRSMEDRIHPVLTEGLPREEILRKLKNWGADILVVGTHGRKGLAHFLLGSTAEYLVRHAKVPVLVIPFEGPDI
- a CDS encoding 4a-hydroxytetrahydrobiopterin dehydratase — its product is MWEEKDSRLVRSFTFGDFSEAFAFMTRVALIAEKHNHHPNWSNSWNKVDISLSTHDAGDIVTDKDRELAEAINGLLS
- a CDS encoding glycoside hydrolase family 30 protein; this translates as MHSIKILRATATSFFVLSLMTACGKSNSQTTTSPETSPIVKDSVQPYLTTPNRSKLLERQPKVAFEATDNSQLDKITVDSAIQYQTMDGFGFCLTDGSAKLISEMAAADKKQLLGELFGHKGSAIGISYLRVSIGASDLSDSVYTYDDMPEGQTDQNLQHFSIAKASIHLIPLLKEILRINPSIKILGSPWSAPSWMKSNASSKGGSLLPQYYESYAQYFVRYIQAMQKEGITIDAITPQNEPLNPDNNPSLYMTADDQRGFIKNNLGPAFKTAGLSTKIQVYDHNANHPDYPMTILSDPDAAVYVDGAAFHLYNGDISALSEVHDRYPDKNLYFTEQYTPSTGSFGGDLSWHISNLIVGATRNWSRNVLEWNLAADPNLAPHTPGGCTTCLGALTIDGKVISRNPSYYIIAHASRFVPAGSVRISSGKIAGVPNVAFLTPGGRKVCIAINTTDHDRRFCLKYKNKIAPVILSAGAAATYVW